The following are encoded in a window of Limibacter armeniacum genomic DNA:
- a CDS encoding glycoside hydrolase family 3 N-terminal domain-containing protein, producing the protein MQRFRLVLLPFIQINLLVHFLSFSVNAQDRDFHRRQQVWVDSVLQNMTTEQKLGQLFMVSAYPQLGNQNIQELEQLIGEYHIGGVIFYEGEPVQTARLVNHYQSLSGLPLLMGMDAEQGVGSRMTETITLPKQMTLGAVNSNLYLYNMGLEVAKQCKRMGININFAPVVDINSDPSNSLIADRSFGEIREIVTAKGSAYMRGMQDQGILACAKHFPGQGEVQTYSHEALPVVKKDFKELEAQELYPFKNLILDSVKCVMMGHMNLPKLDNTPMLPASLSNQVIDGVLRDSLGFDGLVISDVMNANALTQHYTSGDAEAKAILAGNDMVLHPTNVPKAIKLLKEAIADGRFQITDLDSKVAHILKAKYFAGLSSFTSVNTDFLKKDLNSIQVKALKQELFEQSITVLKNKEELLPVRDVAAQTFASVTIGSPYKTNDFAEMLDNYATFEHHTVNAKEESTATMNRILEKVKDKGVVVVGVFSKTNEEQKRYGVSYATQQFIRQLQKHTKVITVLYGIPYGLKYLEGCDHLICAYETDPIVQKVVPQAIFGAIDTYGMLPVTASKKFPAGSGLNIKSIQRIGYALPEMVGMDSDILTKIDSIIQEGISEEAMPGCQVVAIKDGKIVLEKSYGYFTYSKREKVNNNTIYDLASITKVASTVQSLMYLTSQGEFSLDDKLGDYLVDLDSTDKKDLKIKHILTHCSGLRGGYFFWGHVMDKNTFVYHPEYLHASKGKGYSVEVSPSVFAADSMKDAMWDWLKDAGLSKRRKYRGGRYSYHYSDLGYYFMQRIVEAKSGQSLDQFTQDHFYKPLGLKTMGYLPKKHFRNADIVPTEMDVRYRKELIRGYVHDPSAALMGGVAGHAGLFSNAHDLAVLMQMNLQGGYYGGRKYFDEDVLNSFNTRPFTQYKNRRAYGWDKPNPWEKEDGPTSALASSRTFGHTGFTGTCTWVDPEYNLVYVFLSNRVYPYAKNRQLMKMNIRENIQTVLYESIGLKPQQ; encoded by the coding sequence ATGCAAAGATTTCGCCTGGTACTGCTACCGTTTATCCAGATTAATTTATTAGTTCATTTTCTATCGTTCTCTGTAAATGCCCAAGACCGAGACTTTCACCGTCGGCAACAGGTTTGGGTAGACAGCGTATTACAAAATATGACTACTGAGCAGAAGCTCGGTCAGCTCTTTATGGTGTCTGCCTATCCGCAGCTTGGTAATCAGAACATTCAGGAACTTGAACAGTTGATAGGAGAATACCATATTGGGGGGGTAATCTTCTACGAAGGCGAGCCTGTGCAAACTGCTAGGCTAGTCAATCATTACCAATCTCTATCAGGTTTACCCCTGCTCATGGGTATGGATGCTGAACAAGGAGTAGGCTCGCGTATGACCGAAACGATCACACTTCCTAAGCAGATGACATTAGGGGCGGTAAATAGCAACCTTTATCTATATAATATGGGGCTTGAGGTTGCTAAGCAATGTAAACGCATGGGTATTAATATCAATTTTGCTCCTGTAGTTGATATAAATAGTGATCCTTCCAACAGTCTAATAGCCGATCGTTCCTTTGGGGAGATTCGTGAAATCGTTACAGCCAAGGGTAGTGCTTATATGAGAGGTATGCAAGACCAAGGTATTTTGGCTTGTGCCAAGCATTTTCCAGGGCAGGGTGAAGTACAGACTTATTCACATGAGGCATTGCCAGTAGTGAAAAAAGACTTCAAAGAACTGGAAGCTCAGGAACTGTACCCTTTCAAAAATCTTATTCTGGATAGCGTAAAATGTGTTATGATGGGGCATATGAATTTGCCTAAATTGGATAACACACCAATGCTACCAGCTTCGTTGTCAAATCAAGTGATTGATGGAGTGCTTAGAGATTCATTAGGATTTGATGGCTTGGTTATTTCTGATGTGATGAATGCAAATGCGCTAACTCAACATTATACATCAGGAGATGCAGAAGCTAAGGCAATCCTAGCAGGAAATGATATGGTATTGCACCCAACCAATGTGCCTAAAGCAATTAAGCTGTTGAAAGAAGCCATAGCAGATGGCAGGTTTCAGATAACTGATTTAGATAGCAAGGTCGCTCATATTCTAAAAGCTAAATACTTTGCTGGGTTATCTAGCTTTACGTCAGTTAATACGGACTTCCTTAAAAAGGACCTGAATTCTATACAGGTAAAAGCTTTGAAACAGGAATTGTTTGAGCAATCTATTACAGTACTGAAAAACAAAGAGGAGCTTTTGCCTGTCCGTGATGTAGCAGCACAGACTTTTGCCTCTGTTACAATAGGCTCTCCTTACAAGACCAATGACTTTGCTGAAATGTTGGACAACTATGCCACATTTGAACATCATACGGTTAATGCAAAGGAAGAGTCTACCGCCACAATGAACCGTATTTTAGAGAAAGTAAAAGATAAAGGAGTTGTTGTCGTAGGAGTCTTTAGTAAGACTAATGAAGAGCAAAAACGTTACGGTGTAAGTTATGCAACACAGCAGTTTATAAGGCAGTTACAGAAACATACAAAGGTGATAACGGTATTGTATGGAATACCTTATGGCTTGAAATACCTTGAAGGATGTGACCATTTGATTTGTGCTTATGAGACGGATCCAATAGTGCAGAAGGTGGTACCACAGGCTATTTTTGGAGCTATCGATACATATGGCATGTTGCCTGTTACAGCTAGCAAAAAGTTTCCGGCAGGTTCTGGGCTTAATATCAAGTCTATTCAACGTATAGGTTATGCCTTACCTGAAATGGTTGGAATGGATAGCGATATTTTGACCAAAATTGATAGCATTATACAGGAAGGAATCTCGGAAGAAGCAATGCCTGGATGTCAGGTAGTCGCCATTAAAGATGGTAAAATAGTACTTGAAAAATCATATGGATATTTCACCTATTCAAAAAGGGAAAAGGTCAATAACAATACAATCTATGATCTGGCTTCCATCACGAAGGTGGCTTCAACAGTGCAGAGTTTGATGTACTTGACAAGTCAAGGTGAATTTAGCTTAGATGATAAATTGGGAGATTATTTGGTAGACCTTGATTCTACAGATAAAAAAGATCTCAAAATAAAGCATATCCTTACACACTGCTCAGGACTTAGAGGAGGATATTTCTTTTGGGGTCATGTGATGGACAAAAACACATTTGTCTATCATCCTGAATACCTCCATGCATCTAAAGGAAAAGGGTATTCAGTTGAAGTAAGTCCTTCAGTATTTGCCGCAGATAGCATGAAAGATGCTATGTGGGACTGGTTGAAGGATGCAGGTCTTTCTAAAAGACGAAAATATAGAGGAGGAAGGTATTCTTATCATTATAGTGATTTGGGATACTATTTCATGCAGAGAATTGTAGAAGCGAAAAGTGGTCAAAGTTTGGATCAGTTTACACAAGATCACTTCTATAAGCCTTTAGGACTAAAAACGATGGGTTATTTGCCTAAAAAGCATTTTAGAAATGCAGACATTGTACCTACCGAGATGGATGTCCGTTACCGAAAGGAATTGATTAGAGGGTATGTACATGACCCTTCAGCGGCTTTGATGGGAGGAGTGGCAGGACATGCAGGCTTGTTTAGTAATGCTCATGATTTGGCGGTGCTAATGCAAATGAACCTCCAAGGAGGTTATTATGGAGGTAGAAAGTACTTTGATGAGGACGTGTTGAATTCTTTTAATACAAGACCTTTTACGCAGTACAAGAACCGTAGGGCTTACGGTTGGGATAAACCGAACCCGTGGGAAAAGGAAGATGGACCAACATCAGCATTGGCATCTAGCCGAACGTTTGGTCATACAGGTTTTACAGGAACTTGTACATGGGTGGATCCTGAGTATAATTTGGTTTATGTGTTTTTATCTAATAGGGTTTACCCATATGCGAAGAACCGCCAGTTGATGAAGATGAATATCAGAGAAAATATTCAGACAGTCTTATATGAATCAATAGGCTTGAAGCCACAGCAATAA
- a CDS encoding deoxynucleoside kinase has translation MYIAVAGNIGSGKTSLTNMLAQHFGWEPEFESADDNPYLKDFYDDMSRWAFHLQIYFLNSRFNQVKNVHLRERPVIQDRSIFEGTHIFAENLKNSNLMTDRDYQNYKALSDLMTRHVKAPNLLVYLKADTDKLVSQIQKRGRDFEQDIPTEYLTNLNELYEQWISQYDMGELLVIDMTEMDFVNRPEDFKLIADQVSAKLGL, from the coding sequence GTGTATATAGCAGTAGCAGGCAATATTGGAAGTGGCAAAACAAGTCTAACAAATATGTTGGCTCAGCACTTTGGCTGGGAACCAGAATTTGAAAGTGCAGATGACAATCCGTACTTAAAGGACTTTTACGATGATATGTCCCGTTGGGCATTTCATCTACAGATTTACTTTTTGAACAGCCGCTTCAATCAGGTTAAGAATGTTCACCTACGAGAACGTCCCGTAATTCAGGATCGCTCTATTTTTGAGGGAACGCATATTTTTGCAGAAAACCTCAAGAATTCCAACCTGATGACTGATCGTGATTATCAAAACTATAAGGCACTATCTGACCTGATGACACGTCATGTCAAAGCACCTAACCTTTTGGTGTATCTGAAAGCCGATACCGACAAACTGGTTTCTCAAATTCAGAAACGTGGGCGTGACTTCGAACAAGATATCCCAACAGAATACCTTACAAACCTGAATGAGTTGTATGAGCAGTGGATATCTCAATATGATATGGGAGAATTACTAGTCATTGACATGACTGAAATGGACTTTGTAAATCGCCCTGAAGACTTCAAGTTGATTGCTGATCAGGTTTCTGCAAAACTTGGGCTTTAA
- a CDS encoding deoxynucleoside kinase has protein sequence MYIAIAGNIGSGKTTLTTKLAEHFNWEPRFESTEDNPYLKDFYGDMPRWSFHLQVYFLNSRFRQVEDLVNRKQLVIQDRSIYEDAHVFSKALHAGGELCDRDYGNFIHLFDSMVSYMPAPELLIYLKADTDKLVSQIKKRGRDYEQSISESYLASLNTLYNDWIGQYSHGKLLVIDMNDRDFVNNQDDLESIIKQVENKLNN, from the coding sequence GTGTATATTGCAATAGCAGGAAATATTGGCTCTGGCAAAACAACTCTTACTACCAAGCTTGCAGAGCATTTCAATTGGGAACCGAGATTTGAAAGCACAGAGGATAATCCTTACCTGAAAGACTTTTATGGTGATATGCCTAGATGGTCTTTTCATTTACAGGTCTATTTCTTGAATAGCCGCTTCCGTCAGGTAGAAGACCTTGTCAACCGTAAACAACTTGTTATTCAAGACAGGTCTATCTATGAAGACGCACACGTTTTCTCTAAAGCCTTACATGCAGGTGGTGAGCTTTGTGATCGTGATTACGGCAATTTTATTCACCTATTTGACTCAATGGTTTCATACATGCCGGCTCCTGAGTTGTTGATTTACCTGAAAGCAGATACAGACAAACTGGTTTCTCAGATCAAGAAAAGAGGGCGTGATTATGAACAATCTATCTCTGAGTCTTACCTAGCGAGTCTGAATACACTCTACAATGACTGGATTGGGCAGTATTCACATGGCAAATTGCTTGTTATTGATATGAATGATAGAGACTTCGTCAATAATCAAGATGACTTGGAAAGTATCATCAAGCAAGTAGAAAATAAACTGAATAACTAA
- a CDS encoding deoxynucleoside kinase, protein MYIAVAGNIGSGKTTLTTKLAERFGWEPEFESTDANPYLEDFYHDMPRWAFHLQVQFLNNSFRQVNDITNRNKPVIQDRSIYENAHIFAKNLHVSGIMDDRDFSNYQHLFELMASYVKVPDLLIYLKADTSRLHEQIIKRGRDYEQDIPKDYLNNLNNLYDQWISDYNWGELLVVEMTSIDFVENQQDFELIAAQVEERLHKLA, encoded by the coding sequence ATGTATATAGCAGTAGCGGGAAATATAGGGTCAGGAAAAACGACACTCACAACCAAACTGGCCGAACGATTTGGGTGGGAACCAGAATTTGAAAGTACGGATGCGAATCCTTACCTCGAGGACTTTTACCACGATATGCCTCGTTGGGCTTTCCACCTACAGGTACAGTTCCTAAACAACAGCTTTAGGCAGGTAAACGATATTACAAACCGCAACAAACCAGTTATTCAGGATAGGTCTATCTACGAGAATGCACATATTTTTGCTAAAAACTTGCACGTCTCTGGTATAATGGATGACCGTGACTTCAGCAATTATCAGCATTTGTTTGAGCTAATGGCTTCATATGTCAAAGTACCTGATTTGCTGATTTACCTGAAAGCTGACACTTCCCGTCTGCATGAACAAATCATCAAACGTGGTCGTGATTATGAGCAAGATATTCCTAAGGACTATCTCAACAATCTCAATAATCTTTATGACCAATGGATTTCAGACTATAATTGGGGTGAATTACTGGTTGTTGAAATGACGTCTATTGACTTTGTTGAAAACCAACAAGACTTTGAGTTAATCGCTGCACAAGTCGAAGAACGACTCCATAAATTAGCATAA
- a CDS encoding glycosyltransferase family 9 protein: MKKVLIIRFSSIGDIVLTTPVIRTLKTQLEGVEVHYCTKKGYKGILEHNPYVDKLHLFDGDLGELVKQLKDEKFDFVVDLHNNLRTSIIKTRLGVKSKAFNKLNWEKWLYVNMKIDKMPNVHIVDRYMEAVKPLGVKMDALGLDYFIPEKDEVELTWLPESHREKYVVYAIGGQHATKQLPFEKMVELCDKIQQPIMLLGGPEDKELGDKIVAFFDQTKGDPSYNEGLEKLKKNKLVFNGCGKFNLNQSASVVKQAYAVFTHDTGMMHIAAAFKKNIYSIWGNTTPQLGMYPYRTQFTVFENTKLDCRPCSKIGYSKCPKGHFKCMNDQQFDFYLP; encoded by the coding sequence ATGAAGAAGGTTCTCATCATCAGATTTTCATCAATAGGTGATATTGTTTTAACTACTCCTGTTATCCGTACACTCAAGACGCAGTTAGAGGGAGTGGAAGTACATTACTGTACCAAGAAGGGGTACAAAGGTATTTTGGAGCACAACCCTTATGTTGATAAGCTACATTTGTTTGATGGTGATTTGGGAGAGTTGGTAAAGCAGCTGAAAGATGAGAAATTCGATTTTGTAGTTGATTTGCACAACAACCTGCGTACTTCCATTATCAAGACTAGGTTGGGAGTAAAGTCCAAAGCTTTTAATAAGCTAAATTGGGAAAAGTGGTTATATGTGAATATGAAGATCGATAAGATGCCTAATGTGCATATTGTAGATCGTTATATGGAAGCAGTGAAACCATTGGGCGTTAAGATGGATGCGTTGGGGCTGGACTATTTTATTCCGGAGAAGGATGAGGTAGAATTGACTTGGTTACCTGAAAGCCACAGAGAGAAGTATGTTGTTTATGCTATTGGGGGGCAACATGCTACCAAACAGCTACCATTTGAAAAAATGGTAGAATTGTGTGATAAAATTCAGCAACCAATCATGTTATTGGGTGGGCCTGAAGATAAGGAGTTAGGTGATAAGATTGTTGCATTTTTTGACCAGACAAAAGGAGACCCTTCATATAATGAAGGTTTGGAGAAACTGAAGAAAAATAAGTTGGTATTTAATGGTTGTGGCAAGTTTAACCTAAACCAGTCGGCATCTGTAGTGAAACAGGCGTACGCTGTATTTACTCACGATACAGGCATGATGCACATAGCGGCAGCTTTCAAGAAAAATATATATTCAATTTGGGGAAATACCACTCCACAGTTAGGTATGTACCCTTACAGAACGCAGTTCACAGTTTTTGAAAACACTAAATTAGACTGCCGACCTTGCTCTAAAATCGGTTACAGTAAGTGTCCGAAAGGTCATTTCAAGTGTATGAATGACCAGCAGTTCGATTTTTACTTACCTTAA
- the rlmB gene encoding 23S rRNA (guanosine(2251)-2'-O)-methyltransferase RlmB, whose product MQQKQKKYFGPPRKKVDPSEMVYGIQPVLEAIEAGKEIDKLLVSRETSNSQLSEIIKRAQDLKIPVSRVPDQKLEKITRKNHQGVIGFMSAIAYASLDNIVSELYQEGKTPFILVLDRVTDVRNFGAIARTAECAGMHAIVIPSKGSAQIGSDAIRTSAGALSHIPVCRTENLMEAIHYLKNSGLQVVACTEKGGDTIYTPDYSAPTAIVMGSEEDGISNEIMIQSDYLSKIPMGGRVGSLNVSVAAGIIIFEALRQKTVN is encoded by the coding sequence ATGCAGCAGAAACAAAAAAAATATTTTGGACCACCTAGGAAGAAGGTGGATCCAAGTGAGATGGTTTATGGTATTCAACCAGTACTTGAAGCCATAGAGGCGGGGAAAGAAATAGATAAGTTGTTGGTGTCAAGAGAAACATCTAACTCGCAACTGTCTGAAATCATCAAACGAGCTCAGGATTTAAAGATTCCTGTGTCAAGAGTACCAGACCAGAAGCTTGAAAAAATCACTCGTAAAAATCATCAGGGAGTGATTGGCTTTATGTCAGCGATCGCTTATGCTTCATTGGATAATATTGTTTCTGAACTTTATCAGGAAGGGAAAACGCCTTTTATCCTGGTGCTTGATAGGGTGACAGATGTACGAAACTTTGGTGCAATTGCCCGTACTGCTGAATGTGCAGGTATGCATGCCATTGTGATTCCTAGTAAGGGTTCTGCTCAGATTGGTAGCGATGCTATTCGTACTTCAGCAGGTGCTTTGAGCCATATTCCAGTATGCCGTACAGAAAACTTGATGGAGGCAATACATTATTTGAAAAACTCAGGCTTACAGGTTGTTGCTTGTACTGAAAAAGGAGGGGATACGATTTACACACCTGATTACTCTGCGCCAACAGCTATTGTAATGGGATCAGAAGAAGATGGTATTTCGAATGAAATCATGATACAGTCGGATTACTTGTCCAAAATACCGATGGGAGGTAGAGTAGGCTCTCTGAATGTATCTGTAGCGGCAGGGATTATCATCTTTGAAGCACTGAGACAGAAAACAGTAAACTAA
- a CDS encoding GWxTD domain-containing protein, whose product MKILRNFLMLLSVMLWSLSTQAQDTDLPFKIKAPQSYVHEGDSVVLEGAMGDSAFVVYFADDFQPAAPPMVENPYYGQSNMKVDTVLRVSVTEPVYPSSKGLVFFQQDTATVQGVGLAVVPEDFPKYRKLKNLTASMVYISSKEEMLSLSNSPDMKQVFENFWLNLGGGRENASRLISVYFRRVSEANRRFTNYKEGWKTDQGIVYIIFGEPDQINPTLEGEDWVYSENPNHREVSFSFVKKKNIFSGNHYELIRDPKFRKLWFDTVKRWRNGTIQ is encoded by the coding sequence ATGAAGATACTAAGAAACTTTTTAATGCTGTTGTCTGTAATGCTTTGGTCACTTAGCACGCAGGCACAAGACACGGACTTACCATTTAAGATTAAAGCCCCTCAAAGCTATGTACATGAGGGTGATAGTGTTGTATTGGAAGGTGCAATGGGAGACTCAGCTTTTGTAGTCTACTTTGCAGATGACTTTCAACCTGCTGCACCACCGATGGTAGAAAACCCTTATTATGGTCAGTCAAATATGAAAGTTGATACAGTACTGAGAGTTTCGGTTACTGAACCTGTCTATCCTTCATCAAAAGGACTTGTGTTTTTTCAGCAAGATACCGCTACTGTACAAGGTGTGGGGTTGGCAGTTGTCCCTGAAGATTTTCCCAAATACCGGAAGCTGAAGAACCTTACAGCCTCAATGGTTTATATCTCAAGTAAGGAAGAGATGCTGAGCTTGAGTAATTCTCCTGACATGAAGCAGGTATTTGAAAACTTTTGGCTAAACCTTGGTGGAGGAAGAGAAAATGCCTCTCGTCTTATCAGTGTTTATTTTAGACGGGTATCTGAAGCTAACCGCAGGTTTACAAACTATAAGGAAGGTTGGAAAACTGATCAGGGAATCGTTTATATCATATTTGGTGAGCCGGACCAGATCAATCCAACTTTGGAAGGAGAAGATTGGGTATATAGTGAAAATCCTAATCACCGTGAAGTATCATTTTCTTTTGTCAAGAAGAAAAATATTTTTAGCGGCAATCACTACGAGTTGATACGTGACCCTAAGTTCAGAAAGCTTTGGTTTGATACGGTCAAACGCTGGAGAAATGGTACCATTCAGTAA
- the porN gene encoding type IX secretion system ring subunit PorN/GldN — protein MKITKNLLTAFLMLLPFSLWAQGASSFTDTLASNKHTVNTIQNYDVMWKKSLWFMMDLRFKVNEGFYAKNNELTRVLIDAVKNDMILPYKNDSLETRMSKDEFLSKLRIPQTELEGDSPVDDWAAEEWGVEAKTPQRNADNEYDPRDFFLVEVKVDRVFDRRRSTMYNDIVSLTFFLPAEYNKAKLDKPIASFSYKELYNQVFHIEKDGQVVDNPEAVWYNSQNSSQHRNLADAFALGMYEKRLVKYENPKDNTIVDLYGDGKKGYYQSMEVLYKLMEYEATLWSY, from the coding sequence ATGAAAATCACAAAAAATTTACTCACAGCTTTTCTGATGTTATTACCATTTTCATTGTGGGCACAGGGAGCTTCGTCTTTTACAGATACGCTGGCATCCAATAAGCATACAGTGAATACTATACAGAACTATGATGTGATGTGGAAAAAGTCTTTGTGGTTTATGATGGACCTTCGCTTTAAAGTGAATGAAGGCTTTTATGCAAAGAACAACGAGCTGACACGTGTGTTGATTGATGCTGTGAAAAATGATATGATTCTTCCATATAAAAACGACTCTTTAGAGACCCGTATGAGTAAGGACGAGTTCTTGTCAAAATTGCGTATTCCACAAACGGAACTGGAAGGTGACTCACCTGTCGATGATTGGGCAGCGGAAGAATGGGGTGTGGAAGCTAAAACACCTCAACGTAATGCTGACAATGAGTATGATCCAAGAGATTTCTTTTTGGTAGAAGTGAAAGTAGACAGGGTTTTTGACAGAAGAAGAAGTACTATGTATAATGATATTGTTTCATTGACATTCTTCCTGCCTGCAGAGTATAATAAAGCTAAGTTGGATAAGCCTATAGCTTCCTTCTCTTATAAGGAGCTTTATAACCAAGTGTTTCATATAGAGAAAGACGGTCAAGTTGTAGACAATCCTGAAGCGGTTTGGTACAATTCCCAAAACTCTTCACAGCACAGAAATTTGGCAGATGCATTTGCCTTGGGTATGTATGAGAAGAGATTGGTGAAGTATGAAAACCCAAAGGACAACACAATTGTTGATCTATATGGAGATGGGAAAAAAGGTTATTACCAATCAATGGAAGTGCTTTACAAGTTGATGGAGTATGAGGCAACCCTTTGGTCATACTAA
- a CDS encoding DUF547 domain-containing protein: protein MKTNSVIFYLLLALCSMTSCFATAEVKTDAQPISHQLWGELLSKHVSEGGKVDYKGFQKDRAKLDEYLHLLSANHPNPDTWTKNERLAYWINAYNAFTIQIVLDNYPLKSIKDVTSLNIAFVHSVWDIKFIKIEGEEYDLNNIEHGILRKKFEEPRIHFAIVCASVSCPNLRNEAYTADKLEEQLQQQAVAFINDPSKNQISASSVKISKIFTWFKGDFTKNGSLADFLNKYSKVKIEPKARIDYLDYNWDLNE, encoded by the coding sequence ATGAAGACAAATTCCGTGATTTTCTATCTACTACTTGCGCTATGTAGTATGACTTCTTGTTTTGCAACAGCAGAGGTCAAGACAGATGCACAACCCATCTCGCACCAACTTTGGGGAGAGTTGCTCAGTAAACATGTATCAGAGGGTGGAAAGGTAGACTATAAGGGGTTTCAAAAAGACAGGGCAAAGCTGGATGAATACTTGCATTTGCTGTCAGCTAATCACCCAAACCCAGATACATGGACTAAGAATGAGAGGCTAGCTTATTGGATCAATGCATACAATGCATTTACAATTCAGATTGTGTTGGATAACTACCCATTGAAGAGTATAAAAGATGTAACTTCGCTAAATATTGCCTTTGTACATTCTGTATGGGATATCAAGTTCATCAAAATCGAGGGAGAAGAATACGATCTGAATAACATTGAGCATGGTATTTTACGTAAGAAGTTTGAAGAGCCTCGTATTCATTTTGCGATTGTTTGTGCCTCAGTAAGCTGTCCTAACTTACGCAATGAGGCATATACAGCCGATAAACTGGAGGAGCAGTTGCAGCAACAGGCAGTAGCATTTATTAACGATCCATCCAAAAATCAGATTTCAGCAAGTAGTGTGAAGATTTCTAAGATATTTACTTGGTTTAAAGGAGATTTTACCAAAAACGGATCGTTAGCCGATTTCTTGAATAAATATTCCAAAGTCAAGATTGAGCCAAAAGCTCGTATAGATTATTTGGATTACAATTGGGACTTGAATGAGTAA
- the pth gene encoding aminoacyl-tRNA hydrolase, with translation MKYLIVGLGNIGPEYAHTRHNIGFMVVDELAKKYGAEWETGRLAFTADFKYKGRHIHLIKPTTYMNLSGKAVNYWMRELKLKMDNLLVIVDDLALPYGTIRMRGKGSSAGHNGLKDIEQMLGSQQYPRLRFGIGDDYAKGKQIDFVLGDFNDDEKIELGTLIDKSCDMCLSFSTIGISMTMNQYNK, from the coding sequence ATGAAATACCTGATTGTTGGGCTAGGCAATATCGGACCTGAATACGCTCATACCCGTCACAACATCGGCTTTATGGTCGTGGATGAATTGGCTAAAAAATATGGTGCTGAGTGGGAAACAGGCAGACTAGCATTTACGGCTGATTTCAAATATAAAGGCAGACACATCCACCTTATCAAGCCAACTACTTATATGAACTTAAGTGGCAAAGCTGTTAACTACTGGATGCGTGAGCTAAAACTCAAGATGGATAACCTCCTTGTCATTGTTGATGACTTGGCCCTACCTTATGGAACTATTAGAATGAGAGGAAAAGGGTCAAGTGCTGGACATAATGGACTAAAGGATATTGAACAAATGTTGGGATCTCAGCAATACCCAAGATTAAGATTCGGTATCGGCGATGATTATGCAAAGGGAAAACAAATTGACTTCGTTTTAGGCGACTTCAATGACGATGAAAAAATTGAACTCGGTACACTCATTGATAAGTCTTGTGACATGTGCTTGTCTTTCTCGACAATTGGCATTAGCATGACCATGAACCAATATAATAAATAA
- a CDS encoding SPFH domain-containing protein — translation MLIEKNLAPLSGYLMAVLQTAVFTSGVLLMNWDYLEAPGILVLLIALLMFRGYFTVLPGEAKVISVLGNYKGSVSKGGFYWVHPLAKRLPVSLKTHVFECEKLRVYDKRGIPIDISASVIWKVEDTVKALFEVENPQQMVEVNTNMTLRMLAETYPFDNPGEDSDTVTLRGNTKALAGVLQSQMKDKLVETGILIKDARIKHLSYAPEIAEEMLRVYQQEATLAARKKQALHAVDMAEMILQKAESRSMIKLQEPERSKAVAELLVSFSKNLNG, via the coding sequence ATGCTGATCGAAAAGAACCTCGCTCCACTATCGGGCTATCTCATGGCAGTGTTACAAACTGCTGTCTTCACTTCAGGTGTACTTCTAATGAACTGGGATTATTTAGAAGCTCCAGGCATTTTGGTTTTGCTGATTGCATTACTAATGTTTCGTGGTTATTTTACAGTATTACCAGGAGAAGCCAAAGTAATCTCCGTCTTAGGAAATTATAAAGGTTCTGTAAGCAAAGGAGGTTTCTATTGGGTACACCCTCTTGCCAAAAGGCTACCTGTATCTCTCAAAACACATGTATTTGAATGTGAAAAACTGAGGGTTTATGACAAAAGAGGTATTCCAATAGATATATCCGCTTCCGTTATATGGAAGGTAGAAGATACAGTAAAAGCACTATTTGAAGTGGAAAACCCTCAACAAATGGTAGAGGTCAATACAAACATGACCCTGCGAATGTTGGCAGAAACCTACCCATTTGACAACCCTGGAGAAGATAGCGATACAGTAACGCTTAGAGGGAATACCAAAGCTTTGGCAGGTGTCTTACAATCTCAGATGAAAGACAAACTAGTAGAAACCGGTATCTTAATCAAGGATGCTCGCATTAAGCACCTTTCCTATGCCCCTGAAATTGCAGAAGAAATGCTTCGAGTATATCAACAGGAGGCAACGCTTGCTGCTCGTAAAAAACAAGCCCTACATGCTGTTGATATGGCAGAAATGATCTTACAGAAAGCTGAGAGCCGAAGCATGATCAAGCTGCAAGAACCCGAAAGAAGTAAGGCAGTGGCAGAACTGCTCGTATCATTCAGTAAAAACCTAAACGGGTAA